The Pseudomonas cavernicola DNA segment AACGGCTGGCGCAGGCGTAGGCGACTTCGTCGAGGTACTTCAACAAGGTGCCGCCATGCACGTTGCCGGAGAAGTTGGCCATGTCCGGAGTCATCAACACGGTCATCGACAGCTGGGCGTTTCCGGGTTCCATAGGGCAGGCTCTTGGCTGGGGAGTGGGACGGGTGTGCTGTCTCAAAAATAACGATTCAATTTTGGCGGCGTCTTTTGCCGCCATACCGCGTTGCCGTTCCTCGCCATAGCTGGGCTATGACTCGTCACGGCGCCTTGCCTGGCAACAAAATCCACTCGCCAATTCTTGACCGTATTTCCGAGACAGCACACTAGGATAGCCGCGCCGCAATATGCGGCACTGGCCTCTCTACCCTGACGCAACGCCCCGCCGACTCGTCACGCCGGCGCTGGCGAGCGGCCTTGCCCGCCGTGGGCTGGTTACTTGCCGGCCGAGAGGCCGAAATCGATCGCCAGGTTGGCGCCGGTGATGGCTTCCGCATGGGGCTGGCAGAGGAACCAGACCAGCTCGGCGACTTCATCCGGGCGGATAAACCGCGCGTCTTTGCCCTGCGGGTAGAGTTCCAGCAGCTGGCGTTTATAGGCTTTTGGATTGCCTTCACCGTAGCGCTCGGCCTGGAAATCGAGCATCGGCGTGGCGATATCCCCCGGCGACACCGTGTTCACCCGGATGCCATCGCTGGCCAGATCCAGCGCCAGGGTCTTGCCCATCAAGGTCAGGCCGCCCTTGGCCGCGCAGTAGGCGGCGGCGTTGCGGTTGCCCTGGTGGCCGGCGTCGCTGGAGATGTTGACGATGCTGCCGCGGCTTTCGCGCAGGTGCGGAATCGCCGCCGAACACATGAAGAAGGCGGCCTTCAGATTAACCGCCATGACCAGATCGAAGTCCTCCTCACTGAAGGATTCCACCGGCCCCTCACGCCAGATGCCGGCGGCGTTGACCAGCGCGTCCAGACGCCCGGTACGGCCGAGCACGCAACTGACCAACTCCTGGCAATTGGCCGCCGAGCGCAGGTCGATCGGCATGCTCGCCGCCAATGGCATGCTGTTGTTCAGGACATGCAGGCCGGCGCTGTCGACGTCCGTGGCGGCCACGCGCCAGCCGCCTTGGGCAAAGCGCTTGGCCAGTGCGCTACCGAGGCCGCCGGCCGCGCCGGTGATAAGAACTACGGGGGTACTCATCGGAACTCCTTAGTCTGTAAGG contains these protein-coding regions:
- a CDS encoding SDR family NAD(P)-dependent oxidoreductase produces the protein MSTPVVLITGAAGGLGSALAKRFAQGGWRVAATDVDSAGLHVLNNSMPLAASMPIDLRSAANCQELVSCVLGRTGRLDALVNAAGIWREGPVESFSEEDFDLVMAVNLKAAFFMCSAAIPHLRESRGSIVNISSDAGHQGNRNAAAYCAAKGGLTLMGKTLALDLASDGIRVNTVSPGDIATPMLDFQAERYGEGNPKAYKRQLLELYPQGKDARFIRPDEVAELVWFLCQPHAEAITGANLAIDFGLSAGK